The stretch of DNA ATCCAGAAAACTGCAATCCAGTTATACCTCTAACTCTACAGAAAGAACTTGACCAGAAAACTCcaaaagattaccttacttacATTAAAAATGATCTGACAACGGAGGAGCGAGAATCATTAATGGTTGATGAAGGAGAAAGGAGAAAAACATTCCAGACACAATGGCCCCATGATGGAACATTATCTGGTAACAAAATGGCTGAAGCGGGATTTTACTACCTCGGAGAGGGAGACCAAGTTCAGTGTGTATTTTGTAGAGGGAGGCTCCGTAACTGGTCACAGCATGAGGTTCCTATGACTGAGCATGCTcgactttttaacttttgtcgATTTGTCAAAGGGCTGGATTGTGGAAACCGATCGTATAGGCCAACGAAATTAGCAAATGAAGAAATgacaaatataacaatatttagtaATCTCACAGCCACTGAGGAGAATCAGCAGCGAGAAAGCGGTACAGACAGTGGCCCATTGGGGATCTGTACCAATCGAGCTGCCGTTATAAAATATGCTCCAGATTCTGCGAGACTGAGAACTTTCCAGAGGTGGCCAGCCAGCAGCCCCCTGACTGGAGAGCAAGTTTGTGAGGCAGGATTTTATTATACAGGGTTTGGTGACCAGGTTCGGTGCTTTTACTGCTTAGGAGGGATCAAAGGATGGACAGCTCATGATGAACCATGGGAGGAGCATGCCCGCTGGTTTCCTGACTGTTCTTATTTGCTAAACAAGAAAGGGGCAGCATATGT from Watersipora subatra chromosome 2, tzWatSuba1.1, whole genome shotgun sequence encodes:
- the LOC137387244 gene encoding baculoviral IAP repeat-containing protein 7-like; the protein is MKKTSLWVYTVAQYPENCNPVIPLTLQKELDQKTPKDYLTYIKNDLTTEERESLMVDEGERRKTFQTQWPHDGTLSGNKMAEAGFYYLGEGDQVQCVFCRGRLRNWSQHEVPMTEHARLFNFCRFVKGLDCGNRSYRPTKLANEEMTNITIFSNLTATEENQQRESGTDSGPLGICTNRAAVIKYAPDSARLRTFQRWPASSPLTGEQVCEAGFYYTGFGDQVRCFYCLGGIKGWTAHDEPWEEHARWFPDCSYLLNKKGAAYVDLVHQRTPDNKKCTTKTKMQKRAEWRKKVAISEQETMPEICVKLGHDRQTIAKALANNNNHFESVKDMVNAVHALEDASEEPIRCGEITPTSSAASHPLQEHNPPAQQPADQRIGQLQQSERETKHKACCRICELKTTNFVPATNVGLPCGHLIYCDSCKNDESKKSVIQQVKCPNSNCNSPLSGTIKVFFA